In Brassica rapa cultivar Chiifu-401-42 chromosome A06, CAAS_Brap_v3.01, whole genome shotgun sequence, a single window of DNA contains:
- the LOC103875256 gene encoding pollen-specific protein-like At4g18596, translating into MEKKLIMFLFVLLQLLLVNSLSPKHSSAKPNAEVTVMGFVYCDVCSNNTFSRHSYFMSGVEVRIVCRFKSASSTTNEMVTFSANRTTNEFGLYKVATTSLDCADVDSLASSCQASLVGRRSSSDISCNVPGYRTTTDQVVFKSKRSNLCIYGFNALNFRPFKSDLALCGKK; encoded by the exons ATGGAGAAGAAGTtgataatgtttttgtttgttcttctGCAGCTTCTGTTAGTAAACTCTCTTTCTCCAAAACATTCATCAGCCAAGCCAAATGCAGAAGTAACTGTAATGGGTTTTGTTTACTGCGATGTCTGCTCCAACAACACTTTCTCCAGACACAGTTACTTCATGTCTG GAGTGGAAGTAAGAATAGTCTGCAGATTCAAATCAGCTTCGTCGACAACAAACGAGATGGTAACATTCTCTGCAAACAGAACCACTAACGAGTTCGGTCTCTACAAGGTAGCCACAACTTCTCTAGATTGCGCTGACGTGGATAGTCTCGCGAGTTCTTGTCAAGCGAGTTTGGTCGGGAGAAGAAGCTCCTCGGATATTTCTTGCAACGTACCTGGTTATAGAACCACGACGGATCAAGTCGTGTTTAAGTCTAAACGGTCTAATCTCTGTATCTATGGTTTCAATGCTTTGAATTTCAGACCCTTCAAGAGCGATCTTGCCTTGTGTGGCAAGAAATAA
- the LOC103875257 gene encoding actin-related protein 2 — MDNKNVVVCDNGTGYVKCGFAGENFPTSVFPCVVGRPLLRYEESLMEQQLKDIVVGETCAELRHQLDINYPVHNGIVQNWEDMEHVWDHAFYNELKINPSECKILLTDPPLNPSKNREKMIETMFEKYNFAGVFIQIQAVLTLYAQGLLTGLVIDSGDGVTHVVPVVDGYSFPHLTKRMNVAGRHITAYLVDLLSRRGYAMNKTADFETVREIKEKLCYIGYDYKRECELGLETTILVKNYTLPDGRVIKVGTERFQAPEALFTPELIDVEGDGMADMVFRCIQEMDIDNRMTLYQHIVLSGGSTMYPGLPSRLEKEIQDRYLDTVLKGNKDGLKKLRLRIEDPPRRKHMVYLGGAVLAGIMKDAPEFWINREDYLEEGIGCLNKMSQA, encoded by the exons ATGGACAACAAAAACGTCGTCGTTTGCGACAACGGCACCGGC TATGTGAAATGTGGGTTTGCTGGAGAGAATTTTCCGACATCTGTTTTCCCTTGTGTCGTGGGAAGGCCGTTGCTTCGTTATGAGGAATCACTCATGGAGCAGCAACTGAAG GATATAGTTGTTGGGGAGACTTGCGCTGAGCTCAGGCATCAACTGGATATAAACTATCCTGTCCACAATGGTATTGTCCAGAACTGGGAAGATATGGAACATGTTTGGGATCATGCCTTCTACAACGAGTTGAAA ATCAATCCATCAGAATGTAAGATATTGCTCACCGATCCACCACTTAACCCCTCCAAGAACCGTGAAAAAATG ATTGAGACAATGTTTGAGAAGTACAATTTCGCTGGCGTTTTCATTCAGATCCAAGCCGTTTTGACTCTGTATGCTCAAG GTTTGCTAACTGGTTTGGTTATTGATTCTGGTGATGGTGTTACTCATGTG GTTCCGGTGGTTGACGGTTACTCTTTCCCTCATCTTACCAAAAGAATGAATGTAGCTGGCAGACACATCACAGCATATCTTGTTGATCTTCTTTCTCGAAGAGG ATATGCGATGAATAAAACGGCTGACTTTGAGACTGTTAGGGAAATTAAAGAGAAGCTCTGCTATATAGG TTATGATTATAAGAGAGAGTGTGAGCTTGGTCTGGAGACAACCATCCTTGTTAAGAATTATACT CTTCCAGATGGGAGAGTCATCAAAGTAGGCACTGAAAGATTCCAAGCACCTGAAGCGCTTTTTACACCG GAACTCATTGATGTTGAAGGTGATGGAATGGCAGATATGGTTTTCCGATGTATTCAAGAAATGGATATTGATAACCGCATGACG CTCTATCAACACATTGTTTTAAGCGGAGGAAGCACCATGTATCCAGGATTACCTAGCCG TCTCGAGAAGGAAATCCAGGATCGGTATCTGGATACAGTTCTAAAAGGAAACAAAGATGGCTTAAAG AAACTCAGATTGAGGATAGAGGATCCACCTAGAAGGAAACACATGGTATACCTAGGAGGCGCTGTTCTTGCAGGAATCATGAAG GACGCACCAGAGTTCTGGATCAATAGAGAGGACTATCTTGAAGAAGGGATTGGTTGCTTAAATAAGATGAGCCAAGCTTGA
- the LOC103875258 gene encoding membrane-anchored ubiquitin-fold protein 4, with the protein MPEEDLVELKFRLYDGSDVGPFQYSPTATVAMLKERLVSEWPKDKKIVPKAASDIKLINAGKILENGKTVAQCKAPFDDLPKSVITMHVVVQLSPTKARPEKKIEEEEAQQRSLCSCTIM; encoded by the exons ATGCCGGAGGAAGATTTGGTAGAGCTTAAATTCCGGTTATATGACGGTTCTGATGTCGGTCCGTTTCAGTACTCTCCAACCGCCACTGTAGCAATGCTCAAGGAGAGACTCGTCTCTGAATGGCCTAAAG ACAAGAAGATTGTTCCAAAAGCAGCTAGTGACATCAAGCTGATAAATGCTGGTAAGATTTTGGAGAATGGTAAAACTGTTGCTCAGTGTAAAGCTCCATTTGATGATCTCCCTAAATCCGTCATTACAATGCACGTTGTCGTTCAACTGTCTCCAACAAAAGCAAGACCAG AGAAGAAAattgaagaggaagaagctcAACAAAGAAGCCTTTGCTCATGTACCATAATGTGA